In Podospora pseudocomata strain CBS 415.72m chromosome 4, whole genome shotgun sequence, the genomic stretch CTACGACTCGCCCTCGAGGGCGGAGGATCACACAACAGCTTCGGCGTACCAAGCACATTACCTACCGACCCAAAGATACACATCCAGTATCTCGACCACTGGGCCGGGAGAATATGGCAAGACATCCTTTACTACGTCGTCAACAGCGTCCCCATGAAAGCCAACGAATCTGGCGGCCGACACGGCTCCGGAGGCGGCGGCCCAAAACGAGCAGTCCGTGAACTCCTCAAAATGGGCGGTCTCGTCCGCGAAGGCGCCGGCGGTCTCGTCCAAATCAGCGAGCATGGcttcaacttcctcctccaagaagccAACGCCCAAGTCTggaccctcctcctcctctggctcGAAGCCGCCGACCGCAACAAAGCCCTCGCCAAAGAGCAAGGCACCGACATAACAGGAACAGCCATCGACAATGTCGAAATGctctcctttctcttcatgCTCGCCTCCCTCGAGCTCGGCCGCGCATACGACACTTCTGCTTTGACCGAAACCCGAAAGAACATGCTCCCCGCGCTGGCTGACTTTGGCCTGATATACATCGACCGTGACAGACCACAGCAATACTACCCAACCCGATTAGCCACCACTCTTACCTCCCTATCAACCATGAGGTCAGTATCAGCGAGCATCGATGCCGCCACGAAGAAAACCCCCGGTGACGCGGGCAGTCTGGGAGCAGACTCCaccccaacagcaccggCGGATGAAAACGGCGGGATTGTAGTTGAAACAAACTATCGTATCTATGCTtacacctcctctcctttgCAAatcgccatcctcaagctGTTCTGCCGGCTACACATGCGGTTTCCAAACATGGTCACCGCCAGATTGACGAGAGAATCAGTCCAGGAAGCCATCAAGGAAGGGATCACGGCGAACCAAATCATTGACTACCTTGTCGCGCATGCACACCCACAAATGAGGCGCGCCGCCGCGGCGAAGGGCACGACGGTAATCCCCCCGACGGTGATGGATCAGATCCGACTGTGGCAGCTGGAGAGTCAGAGGATGCAAAAGACGCCAGGTTTCCAGTTCAAAGACTTCGAGAGCGTGGAGGAGTACAGACAGCTGGCGGAGTACGCGACCGAGATAGGGGTCTTGGTTTGGAAGGATGATCGGAAGGGCACGTTTTTCGTCAGCAAGGTTGAGCAGATAAGGGAATTCTTGAAGgcaaggaagaaggggaattAGGAAACGACCCTACAAGGGAACGTGCTTTTCTGGGATTCAGAGTAACATGGCTAATGATCATTTTTGAGCGAAAAGTTCTAGCACAACGGTTTTTTCTCATCGGGAAACCAGAATCAAGCTGAAATAAAACATTGGCCCAAACTAACTTCCTCGCATTAACCTAGCAAAAATGCTACCTCCATCAAGACGGGTATCTAACTTATACTCATACAAATCCACATGCTCTTTCTGGCCCCCTAATGTACAGACCACTGATCATACACACACATCCCCTtacatcatccccatcatcatcccacccctcctcctagGTACCTCCTCATTATACGCATTCACATGATGAGCATGACaatacccaccaccaccaccaccactccccgTAGCACCACCAaaactcctcctcaacttcttcacaatctccctccccttccccaatcCATAAACCAAATGctgcctctccctctccctctccgccctccccctcccacacgCCCCCTCCATCGTCTCCCCACAAGgaagcaacaccaccctccccgtcttccTCGCATACGCAATCCTCCACGCCCGAAGCGACTCCCTCGCCGTCTCAGTAACGCACATAGCCTCCAAATgaaccaacaccctcctACACctcgcatcatcatccgtcAACATCGCCGCATTATTTACAACCACTCCCCTACCCTGCGTATAATAATCCCCCTCCACAGTCACCAcactcccatcatcactgcTCAAGCTCGAGGCATAACCCTGAACATGTACACCACTTAGATGTGACCTCTTGGGACCAGGAAACCCCAACGTAGGCGGTAAAGCCGGCACCACCGAGTCAAGCGAATCACTCGATCCCTCAAAAATAGGCGACACAGGCGCAGTGGCTGTTCCAGGTAGCCCAACCGACTGCTCATACGAGGGCGGTCGAGAAAAAAGCGGCTTGTGATAATAGGCCGCCGTTCTAGTGCTAGCTGCAGACCcaggcggctgctgctgctcacgGATACGCGTCGAGTAGGGCGTCGTCTGGAGAATGGCTCCGCTCGTAGCAGACTGTGGGATCCGGCTCACAGGCCCCTGGAAAGAATGCTCATGAGAAGTAGTCTGCCGAGACGGCAGTCCCTGATTATACCTCGCTAACCCTGCCAACTGTGGTACTGGGCGAATAAGTGAATATGCCGATGCCGAAGGGTTGTTTTGAGCACGGGCTGCggagttgctgctgctggttccTGCATTGCCTGAGCGGTTCGTCTGGGCTTCAACAACCATGTTGAGATTCCTGCCAAGCAGCACTTCATTATGGAACTTGTCGTCAAGGGCCGCAAAACGACCCGACCAGTACTGGGACGGCATTGCCGTGGTGACGAATCGTGGATTGTCTGGTAGAGGGGGAGATGCCTCCTGACAGGGGGGTTTTTGGCTGTCATTCAGGAGGGGCTCCATGGAACGTCTGGTGGCCACAGGAGGTTGTTTTCGAGGTATCGCAATAACTGGCGGGGTGACCCTTGGTTGGGAAGAGCTTGAGCTATCATTTCGACTAGTACTGCCATGGTGAATAAGGGAGGCCCGTGACAATGAGTTGGTAATGCTAGAGAGGACACTGAAAGTTCTGGATTTGGTGAGCAATccctgccgaggaggaggtaatGAAGTGTTGTCAGCAGGCCTCTGGTTCTCTGCCACCCGGCTGTTGTCAATGCTATGGTAATCTACCGTTGTAACAAGAGGGGTCGGATGTGGGTAAGTGCTTGCTGGCTTGGACATGTCTGAGGGACGCATCAAGTTGGTGTCCTCGAGAGGCGTTCCGTTTCGAGTTACTCTGCCGATAGGCCCACTGATTGGGATGCTGGTGGCAGAGGTAGATTTTCTTGCCTTCGTTTCGGAACGGGTGGATTTAGTTGAAGCGCGACTTTGCACCCAGCTGGAGGTGTGTGTCCAACCATGTCGTCGAGCGGGCGGTTCCATGACTGGAGGAAAATCCTGAAGGCTGCCACGACCACAGAAACAATGGCGAATACTGCTGCACCGGCGAGGGTCGCAACCTGAAACAGTAATACCAACCAGAGGTTGACGACGTGCCCAAGAGTCACCAGATCGGTTTGAAGCGAGCACTTTATAACAGTGTAGGTCGAGTGAGACGATAGAAGTGTGATGCGAACTGTGGCGAACAGAATACGACTAAATAAGACAAACAAAATGACAAGCGCAGCAGTAAGACCTTTGAGGGTGGCGTCAATGTCTTTGGCGGTGGTTGAAAGCAACTCAAGCTGTTGGAGCTTCCTGTTGATGCCGTCGATTTTCTTCGAAGTCTCGTTTGCAAcgctgtggagggggtgttgggagCAGAGTTCGTCGTCCGAATTGCCGGAGCTTGCGTCCGAATCTGCGCAGCAGTGCAAGTTACTTCTGTTCATGGCGG encodes the following:
- the TFB2 gene encoding RNA polymerase II transcription factor B 52 kDa subunit (EggNog:ENOG503NWP8; BUSCO:EOG09261QR8; COG:K; COG:L); protein product: MSSFGPSSFLLDDYLEKLPGATFRKLYQQPSTAFAIFRRMLPPLAKVYVQALLYSPTPLTTNDIELWTRPEGKGTSIRAIARLRSLHIAQLSQSARAKKAQDIQLTANFKKSLRLALEGGGSHNSFGVPSTLPTDPKIHIQYLDHWAGRIWQDILYYVVNSVPMKANESGGRHGSGGGGPKRAVRELLKMGGLVREGAGGLVQISEHGFNFLLQEANAQVWTLLLLWLEAADRNKALAKEQGTDITGTAIDNVEMLSFLFMLASLELGRAYDTSALTETRKNMLPALADFGLIYIDRDRPQQYYPTRLATTLTSLSTMRSVSASIDAATKKTPGDAGSLGADSTPTAPADENGGIVVETNYRIYAYTSSPLQIAILKLFCRLHMRFPNMVTARLTRESVQEAIKEGITANQIIDYLVAHAHPQMRRAAAAKGTTVIPPTVMDQIRLWQLESQRMQKTPGFQFKDFESVEEYRQLAEYATEIGVLVWKDDRKGTFFVSKVEQIREFLKARKKGN
- a CDS encoding hypothetical protein (EggNog:ENOG503P6J5), coding for MEPPARRHGWTHTSSWVQSRASTKSTRSETKARKSTSATSIPISGPIGRVTRNGTPLEDTNLMRPSDMSKPASTYPHPTPLVTTVDYHSIDNSRVAENQRPADNTSLPPPRQGLLTKSRTFSVLSSITNSLSRASLIHHGSTSRNDSSSSSQPRVTPPVIAIPRKQPPVATRRSMEPLLNDSQKPPCQEASPPLPDNPRFVTTAMPSQYWSGRFAALDDKFHNEVLLGRNLNMVVEAQTNRSGNAGTSSSNSAARAQNNPSASAYSLIRPVPQLAGLARYNQGLPSRQTTSHEHSFQGPVSRIPQSATSGAILQTTPYSTRIREQQQPPGSAASTRTAAYYHKPLFSRPPSYEQSVGLPGTATAPVSPIFEGSSDSLDSVVPALPPTLGFPGPKRSHLSGVHVQGYASSLSSDDGSVVTVEGDYYTQGRGVVVNNAAMLTDDDARCRRVLVHLEAMCVTETARESLRAWRIAYARKTGRVVLLPCGETMEGACGRGRAERERERQHLVYGLGKGREIVKKLRRSFGGATGSGGGGGGYCHAHHVNAYNEEVPRRRGGMMMGMM